A window of the Pseudomonas furukawaii genome harbors these coding sequences:
- a CDS encoding aminodeoxychorismate/anthranilate synthase component II has translation MLLMIDNYDSFTYNVVQYLGELGADVHVIRNDELSIAEIEALNPERIVVSPGPCTPNEAGVSLDVIRHFAGKLPILGVCLGHQSIGQAFGGDVVRARQAMHGKTSPVFHKDLGVFEGLNNPLTVTRYHSLVVKLETLPDALEVTAWTQHDDGSVDEIMGLRHKTLNIEGVQFHPESILTEQGHELLANFLKQTGGVR, from the coding sequence ATGCTGCTGATGATCGACAACTACGATTCCTTTACCTACAACGTGGTGCAGTACCTGGGTGAGCTGGGCGCGGACGTGCACGTGATCCGCAATGACGAGCTGTCCATCGCCGAGATCGAGGCGCTGAACCCGGAGCGCATCGTGGTCTCGCCCGGTCCCTGCACCCCCAATGAAGCGGGCGTGTCCCTGGATGTGATCCGCCATTTCGCCGGCAAGTTGCCGATCCTCGGCGTCTGCCTGGGGCACCAGAGCATCGGCCAGGCCTTCGGCGGTGACGTGGTCCGCGCGCGCCAGGCCATGCATGGCAAGACCAGCCCGGTGTTCCACAAGGACCTGGGTGTGTTCGAGGGGTTGAACAATCCGCTCACGGTCACCCGCTACCATTCCCTGGTGGTGAAGCTGGAAACCTTGCCGGATGCGCTGGAAGTCACTGCCTGGACCCAGCATGACGACGGCTCGGTGGACGAGATCATGGGGCTGCGGCACAAGACGCTGAACATCGAGGGGGTGCAGTTCCACCCCGAATCCATCCTCACTGAACAAGGCCACGAGCTCCTGGCCAACTTCCTCAAGCAGACCGGTGGAGTACGCTGA
- a CDS encoding OsmC family protein yields the protein MKARIQWAGEALFLGESGSGHVVVMDGPPESGGRNLGVRPMEMLLLGLGGCTNFDVVSILKKGRQPVESCEAFLEAERAGEDPKVFTRIHVHFVVKGRGLKEAQVKRAVELSAEKYCSASIMLGRAGVEITHDYEIVELGA from the coding sequence ATGAAAGCACGCATCCAGTGGGCGGGTGAGGCCCTGTTCCTTGGCGAGTCCGGCAGCGGGCACGTCGTGGTGATGGATGGCCCGCCCGAGTCCGGTGGCCGCAACCTTGGCGTGCGTCCCATGGAGATGCTGCTGCTCGGCCTCGGTGGCTGCACCAACTTCGACGTGGTGAGCATCCTCAAGAAGGGGCGCCAGCCGGTGGAGAGCTGCGAGGCGTTCCTCGAAGCCGAGCGCGCCGGTGAAGACCCGAAGGTCTTCACCCGGATCCATGTGCACTTCGTGGTGAAGGGCCGTGGGCTGAAGGAGGCGCAGGTCAAGCGGGCGGTGGAACTCTCCGCCGAGAAGTACTGCTCGGCTTCCATCATGCTGGGCCGTGCCGGTGTGGAAATCACCCACGATTACGAAATCGTCGAACTCGGCGCCTGA
- the trpD gene encoding anthranilate phosphoribosyltransferase, protein MDIKEALNRVVNQLDLTTEEMQDVMRQIMTGQCTDAQIGAFLMGMRMKSETIEEIVGAVSVMRELAVRVELSDLARVVDVVGTGGDGANIFNVSSAATFVVAAAGGKVAKHGNRAVSGKTGSADVLEAAGIYLDLKPEQVARCIEHIGVGFMFAQVHHRAMKYAAGPRRELGLRTLFNMLGPLTNPAGVKHQVVGVFSQALCRPLAEVLKRLGSEHILVVHSKDGLDELSLAAPTHVAELKGGEVTEYQIQPEDFGIKSQSLIGLTVGSPQESLELIRDALGKRKTESGQKAADMIVLNAGAALYAADLASSLKEGVRLAQDALHTGLAREKLDELASFTAVFRVENEA, encoded by the coding sequence ATGGACATCAAGGAAGCCCTGAACCGGGTGGTCAACCAACTGGACCTGACCACGGAGGAAATGCAGGACGTGATGCGCCAGATCATGACCGGCCAGTGCACCGATGCGCAGATCGGCGCCTTCCTCATGGGCATGCGCATGAAGAGCGAGACCATCGAGGAAATCGTCGGTGCCGTCTCGGTCATGCGTGAGCTGGCGGTCCGCGTCGAGCTGTCCGACCTGGCCCGCGTGGTGGACGTGGTCGGCACCGGTGGCGATGGCGCGAATATCTTCAACGTCTCCTCGGCGGCCACTTTCGTGGTGGCGGCCGCCGGAGGCAAGGTGGCCAAGCACGGCAACCGCGCGGTGTCCGGCAAGACCGGCAGCGCCGACGTGCTGGAGGCGGCGGGCATCTACCTGGACCTGAAGCCCGAGCAGGTGGCCCGTTGCATCGAGCATATCGGCGTCGGCTTCATGTTCGCCCAGGTGCATCACCGGGCCATGAAGTACGCCGCCGGCCCGCGTCGGGAGCTGGGGCTGCGCACGCTGTTCAACATGCTCGGCCCGCTGACGAATCCGGCCGGTGTGAAGCACCAGGTGGTCGGTGTGTTCAGCCAGGCCCTGTGCCGTCCGCTGGCCGAGGTGCTCAAGCGCCTGGGCAGCGAGCACATCCTGGTGGTGCATTCGAAGGACGGGCTGGATGAACTGAGTCTCGCCGCGCCGACCCATGTCGCCGAACTGAAAGGCGGTGAGGTCACCGAGTACCAGATCCAGCCCGAGGACTTCGGCATCAAGAGCCAGAGCCTCATCGGCCTTACGGTGGGCAGTCCCCAGGAATCCCTGGAGCTGATCCGCGACGCCCTGGGCAAGCGCAAGACCGAGAGCGGCCAGAAGGCCGCTGACATGATCGTGCTGAATGCCGGCGCGGCGCTCTATGCCGCTGACCTGGCGTCCAGCCTGAAGGAGGGCGTGCGCCTGGCCCAGGACGCCCTGCACACTGGCCTGGCCCGCGAGAAGCTGGACGAGCTGGCCTCCTTTACCGCCGTGTTCCGAGTGGAGAATGAAGCGTGA
- the speD gene encoding adenosylmethionine decarboxylase, with product MKSKLKLHGFNNLTKTLSFNIYDICYAETPEDQQAYVQYIDEEYDAERLTQILTDVVDIIGANILNIARQDYDPQGASVTILISEQPVTPTDSQIEESPGPLPETILAHLDKSHITVHTYPEIHPVSGIATFRVDIDVSTCGVISPLKALNYLIHQFDSDIVTVDYRVRGFTRDVEGRKHFIDHEINSIQNYLSDDTRDAYQMTDVNVYQENLFHTKMLLKDFELDNYLFGDATRNLTSGQRKEVEERLRHEMLEIFYARNMPH from the coding sequence GTGAAAAGCAAACTCAAGCTCCACGGGTTCAATAACCTGACTAAGACCTTGAGCTTCAACATCTATGACATCTGCTACGCGGAGACCCCCGAGGATCAGCAGGCTTACGTTCAGTACATCGATGAAGAGTACGACGCGGAGCGCCTGACCCAGATCCTCACCGACGTCGTGGACATCATTGGTGCCAATATCCTCAACATCGCCCGCCAGGATTACGATCCCCAGGGCGCGAGCGTGACCATCCTCATTTCCGAGCAGCCGGTGACGCCTACCGACAGTCAGATCGAGGAGTCCCCGGGGCCGCTGCCGGAAACCATCCTGGCGCACCTCGACAAGAGTCACATCACCGTTCACACCTACCCGGAGATCCATCCGGTGTCGGGTATCGCCACCTTCCGTGTGGATATCGATGTGTCGACCTGTGGCGTGATTTCCCCGCTGAAGGCGCTCAATTACCTCATCCACCAGTTCGACTCGGACATCGTCACCGTCGACTATCGCGTGCGTGGATTCACCCGCGATGTGGAAGGCCGCAAGCACTTCATCGACCACGAGATCAATTCCATCCAGAACTACCTCTCCGATGACACCCGCGACGCCTACCAGATGACGGACGTCAACGTGTATCAGGAGAACCTGTTCCACACCAAGATGCTGCTCAAGGATTTCGAGCTGGACAACTACCTGTTCGGCGACGCGACCCGCAACCTGACGTCGGGGCAGCGCAAGGAAGTCGAAGAGCGCCTGCGTCACGAGATGCTGGAAATCTTCTACGCACGCAACATGCCGCACTGA
- the crp gene encoding cAMP-activated global transcriptional regulator CRP encodes MVAITLTPKIKSLDKLLAHCHRRRYTAKSTIIYAGDRCETLFIIIKGSVTILIEDDDGREMIIAYLNPGDFFGEMGLFEKEGTEKERSAWVRAKTECEVAELSYAKFRELTQQDPEILYALGSQMADRLRNTTRKVGDLAFLDVTGRVARTLLDLCKQPDAMTHPDGMQIKITRQEIGRIVGCSREMVGRVLKSLEEQGLVNVKGKTMVVFGTR; translated from the coding sequence ATGGTCGCAATCACCCTTACACCAAAAATAAAAAGCCTGGACAAACTACTCGCGCATTGTCATCGCCGCCGCTACACGGCCAAGAGCACCATCATCTATGCGGGCGACCGCTGCGAAACCCTCTTCATCATCATCAAGGGCTCGGTCACCATCCTGATCGAGGATGACGATGGCCGGGAAATGATCATCGCCTACCTCAACCCCGGCGACTTCTTCGGCGAGATGGGCCTGTTCGAGAAGGAAGGCACCGAGAAGGAACGTAGCGCCTGGGTGCGCGCCAAGACCGAATGCGAAGTGGCGGAACTGAGCTACGCGAAGTTCCGTGAACTCACCCAGCAGGACCCGGAGATCCTCTACGCCCTGGGCAGCCAGATGGCCGACCGCCTGCGCAACACCACCCGCAAGGTGGGCGACCTGGCCTTCCTCGATGTCACCGGCCGAGTGGCCCGCACCCTGCTCGACCTGTGCAAGCAGCCCGACGCCATGACCCACCCGGACGGCATGCAGATCAAGATCACCCGCCAGGAGATCGGCCGTATCGTCGGCTGCTCCCGCGAAATGGTTGGCCGGGTGCTGAAGAGCCTGGAAGAACAGGGTCTGGTGAACGTGAAGGGGAAGACCATGGTGGTCTTCGGCACCCGCTGA
- the trpC gene encoding indole-3-glycerol phosphate synthase TrpC yields the protein MSIPTILEKILARKAEEVAERRARVSLAEVEALARSADAPRGFARALMERAERHQPAVIAEVKKASPSKGVLREHFVPAQIARSYEAGGAACLSVLTDIDFFQGSDAYLQEARAACSLPVIRKDFLIDPYQVVEARAIGADCVLLIVSALEDGRMKELAATAREVGLDVLVEVHDSEELDRALNCLDTPLVGINNRSLHSFEVSLETTLDLLPRIPRDRLVVTESGILNRADVELMEVSGVYAFLVGEAFMRAEEPGTELGRLFFPERNRVVAGIDPD from the coding sequence GTGAGCATCCCGACCATCCTTGAGAAGATCCTGGCGCGCAAGGCCGAGGAAGTGGCCGAGCGTCGCGCCCGTGTTTCCCTTGCCGAGGTGGAGGCGCTGGCGCGTTCCGCCGATGCTCCCCGAGGCTTTGCCCGCGCGCTGATGGAGCGGGCCGAGCGCCACCAGCCGGCGGTGATCGCCGAGGTGAAGAAGGCGTCGCCGAGCAAGGGCGTGCTGCGGGAGCATTTCGTTCCCGCGCAGATTGCCCGCAGCTACGAGGCGGGCGGTGCCGCCTGCCTGTCCGTGCTGACGGACATCGACTTCTTCCAGGGCAGCGATGCCTACTTGCAGGAAGCCCGCGCCGCCTGTTCCCTGCCGGTGATCCGCAAGGATTTCCTGATCGACCCCTACCAGGTGGTGGAAGCCCGTGCCATCGGCGCCGACTGCGTGCTGCTGATCGTTTCCGCCCTGGAGGATGGCCGCATGAAGGAGCTGGCCGCCACCGCCAGGGAGGTCGGCCTCGACGTGCTGGTGGAAGTGCACGACAGCGAGGAGCTGGACCGCGCCCTGAACTGCCTGGACACGCCGCTGGTGGGCATCAACAACCGCAGCCTGCACAGTTTCGAGGTCAGCCTGGAAACCACCCTCGACCTGTTGCCGCGCATCCCGCGTGATCGCCTGGTGGTGACCGAGAGCGGCATCCTCAACCGGGCCGATGTGGAGCTGATGGAGGTCAGCGGCGTCTACGCCTTCCTCGTAGGCGAGGCCTTCATGCGCGCAGAGGAGCCGGGTACCGAGCTGGGTCGTCTGTTCTTCCCCGAGCGCAACCGCGTGGTGGCGGGGATCGACCCGGACTGA